From one Alosa alosa isolate M-15738 ecotype Scorff River chromosome 5, AALO_Geno_1.1, whole genome shotgun sequence genomic stretch:
- the LOC125294845 gene encoding uncharacterized protein LOC125294845 isoform X2, with amino-acid sequence MRKAELTLKERPLRSWGERQRGESPKHHDREGQENDSSHSNTGHRPEELRQGQENDPSHSNRGRRPEELREGPHVNQSRGGTRERPQSCMERRRGRGRPLGNTARAGGWRLQPSRPNTAPPDGNSGLTSVGPAVSTPEPPRCRAIWTGPALRGGARAVDGRQVLEPGDDQARPPPSLHLYLPCPNEPEGGRERPAEGGQLTEERCPQGEARNKRCSRHRCQAATT; translated from the exons ATGAGAAAGGCAGAACTGACTCTGAAAGAAAGACCTCTACGTTcttggggagagagacagagaggagagagcccTAAACATCATGACAGAGAAGGACAGGAGAATGACTCATCGCACAGCAACACAGGCCACAGACCAGAGGAACTCAGACAGGGACAGGAGAATGACCCATCACACAGCAACAGAGGCAGGAGACCAGAGGAACTCAGAGAAGGACCACACGTCAATCAGAGCAGAGGCGGCACACGTGAGAGGCCTCAGAGCtgcatggagaggaggagggggagagggaggccgCTTGGCAACACTGCCAGAGCTGGGGGTTGGAGGCTGCAGCCCAGCAGGCCCAACACTGCACCCCCAGACGGCAACTCTGGGCTAACATCAGTTGGACCAGCAGTCAGCACACCAG AACCTCCCAGGTGCCGGGCGATCTGGACTGGGCCTGCTCTGAGAGGTGGCGCCAGGGCTGTGGACGGACGGCAAGTACTGGAGCCGGGAGACGACCAGGCTCGCCCGCCCCCGTCACTGCACCTCTACCTCCCCTGCCCCAACGAGCCTGAGGGCGGACGTGAGCGGCCTGCTGAGGGGGGGCAACTCACGGAGGAGAG GTGTCCGCAGGGTGAAGCCCGAAACAAACGGTGTAGCAGACATCGCTGCCAGGCAGCCACAACATGA
- the LOC125294845 gene encoding uncharacterized protein LOC125294845 isoform X1, whose product MTATTNDPGNLDHEEGKVSNQLQKIRHVEDDTTCDVADGNQTQEPEDECHQRSHTHPLGGFGSPEMQRSTDDSEQKPTDVLAEHTPEASFDEDEQTGNADNQKRGEGHEDDRTPDVHRSKEDEQSQAPLEEELMTNEKYDGESMLNEENRQWEESDGLRGDIAEKQNISSFANKLRYVWRHKQRMRERGKTTAARSRGFYTRHHLHPGQKHTLQGDNERTQLPTSSLVYPQTVSNTRTSKCIMPSFYATWSGYRVRACGVKQAVWPTPQPPRVTSNVPQWTTRDAPWGNTSTTASTSRFQCSRREGIPAEPPLSVRGAGVDVVVPKTKTTKTLVWGPLGPREIKSVWVLQAHNSRWRNSN is encoded by the coding sequence ATGACTGCAACAACAAATGATCCAGGAAATCTTGATCATGAAGAGGGCAAAGTCAGCAACCAACTACAGAAGATACGGCATGTGGAGGACGACACCACCTGTGACGTGGCAGATGGAAACCAAACACAAGAACCGGAGGATGAATGTCACCAGCGTTCACACACCCATCCGCTGGGAGGCTTTGGCAGCCCTGAAATGCAAAGAAGCACAGATGACAGTGAACAGAAGCCAACAGATGTCCTAGCAGAGCATACACCAGAGGCCAGTTTTGATGAGGATGAGCAAACAGGCAATGCGGATAACCAGAAACGAGGAGAAGGACATGAGGATGACAGAACGCCAGACGTCCACAGGTCAAAAGAGGATGAGCAGTCACAAGCACCCTTAGAAGAAGAGTTGATGACCAATGAAAAATATGATGGTGAAAGCATGCTCAATGAGGAGAACAGACAGTGGGAAGAAAGTGATGGACTCAGAGGAGACattgctgagaaacaaaataTCTCTTCCTTCGCAAATAAACTTAGGTATGTGTGGAGGCACAAgcaaagaatgagagagaggggcaaaACCACAGCGGCGAGATCCAGGGGCTTTTACACAAGGcaccacctccaccctggtcaaaaacacacactccagggGGATAATGAACGTACCCAACTCCCCACTTCCTCTCTGGTGTACCCCCAAACAGTGAGTAACACGCGCACATCAAAGTGCATCATGCCTTCATTCTACGCCACTTGGTCCGGCTATCGGGTGAGAGCCTGTGGAGTCAAACAAGCAGTCTGGCCTACACCGCAGCCTCCTAGAGTCACCAGTAACGTTCCACAGTGGACCACCAGAGATGCACCTTGGGGTAATACAAGCACTACAGCTTCTACATCTAGATTCCAGTGTTCACGGAGGGAAGGGATTCCAGCCGAACCCCCGCTGAGTGTGAGGGGCGCTGGGGTGGATGTAGTTGTTCCCAAAACAAAAACCACTAAGACATTAGTGTGGGGGCCGCTGGGGCCGCGGGAGATCAAGAGTGTGTGGGTCCTGCAAGCTCACAACAGCAGGTGGAGGAACTCAAACTGA
- the LOC125294106 gene encoding actin-related protein 2/3 complex subunit 5-like protein, protein MAQNTLSSRFRGVDIDEYDENKFVDDQEEAAEQQGPDAAEVDNLIRQGDMMAAFHMALKNPPINSRNAAVKEKAQAVVLKVLTSFKSSEIEPAVKSLDRNGVDLLMKYIYRGFEKPSDNSSAVLLQWHEKAFAVGGVGCIMRVLTARKTV, encoded by the exons ATGGCCCAAAACACGCTATCGTCCCGATTTAGGGGAGTCGACATAGACGAATATGACGAGAATAAATTTGTGGATGACCAAGAGGAGGCTGCTGAACAACAAGGACCCGATGCCGCCGAAGTGGACAACCTCATCAGGCA AGGCGACATGATGGCAGCCTTTCACATGGCGCTCAAGAACCCACCAATCAACTCAAGGAATGCAGCAGTCAAG gaGAAGGCCCAGGCAGTGGTGTTGAAAGTGCTGACCTCGTTCAAGAGCAGTGAGATCGAGCCGGCTGTGAAATCTCTGGATAGGAACGGCGTTGACCTGCTGATGAAGTACATCTACAGGGGCTTTGAAAAGCCTTCAGACAACAGCAGTGCTGTCTTACTGCAGTGGCACGAGAAG gcATTTGCTGTAGGAGGCGTAGGCTGCATCATGCGTGTTCTTACTGCCAGAAAGACAGTCTGA